Proteins encoded together in one Cellulomonas gilvus ATCC 13127 window:
- the thrB gene encoding homoserine kinase: MRLRADSVRVRVPATSANLGPGFDAMGVALGLHDELLIRAVASPGVRVEVEGEGAGQVPDDERHLVVRAVRIALDHVGAPQAGLELMCRNAIPHGRGLGSSAAAVVAGLAAARGLISEPEALDDATLLALATQLEGHPDNAAPAIVGGATIAWSRPEAGGEGAVGCARIAVHDDVVPVVMVPPHHLSTKAARGVLPEHVPHADAAAQAGRAALLVEALGRRPDLLLDATVDRLHQDYRRSVMPDSLALVDVLRRNGVAAVVSGAGPTVLALARRTSAPGQAVTTDADQAIADAFGGVLGGWTIRPLPVDATGVQVRTGDDPIG; the protein is encoded by the coding sequence GTGCGTCTGCGCGCGGACAGCGTGCGCGTCCGCGTCCCCGCGACGTCCGCCAACCTCGGTCCGGGCTTCGACGCCATGGGCGTCGCGCTCGGCCTGCACGACGAGCTGCTGATCCGCGCCGTCGCCTCACCGGGCGTCCGCGTCGAGGTCGAGGGCGAGGGTGCGGGCCAGGTCCCCGACGACGAGCGCCACCTGGTGGTGCGCGCGGTCCGCATCGCGCTCGACCACGTCGGCGCGCCCCAGGCGGGCCTCGAGCTGATGTGCCGCAACGCGATCCCGCACGGGCGCGGCCTGGGCTCGTCGGCCGCCGCGGTGGTCGCAGGGCTCGCCGCGGCGCGTGGCCTGATCTCCGAGCCCGAGGCGCTCGACGACGCGACGCTGCTCGCGCTCGCCACGCAGCTCGAGGGCCACCCGGACAACGCCGCGCCGGCGATCGTGGGCGGCGCGACGATCGCGTGGTCGCGCCCGGAGGCCGGCGGGGAGGGGGCGGTCGGCTGCGCACGGATCGCGGTGCACGACGACGTCGTGCCCGTGGTCATGGTGCCGCCGCACCACCTGTCCACCAAGGCTGCGCGGGGCGTGCTGCCCGAGCACGTGCCGCACGCCGACGCCGCGGCCCAGGCCGGCCGCGCGGCCCTGCTGGTCGAGGCGCTCGGACGCCGCCCGGACCTGCTGCTCGACGCGACGGTCGACCGCCTGCACCAGGACTACCGCCGCAGCGTCATGCCGGACTCGCTCGCGCTGGTCGACGTGCTGCGCCGCAACGGCGTCGCCGCGGTCGTGTCCGGCGCGGGGCCCACGGTCCTCGCGCTCGCTCGGCGCACCTCGGCGCCGGGCCAGGCCGTGACCACGGACGCCGACCAGGCGATCGCGGACGCGTTCGGCGGTGTGCTGGGCGGGTGGACCATCCGGCCGCTGCCCGTCGACGCCACGGGCGTGCAGGTGCGGACGGGCGACGACCCGATCGGGTGA
- a CDS encoding type II toxin-antitoxin system PemK/MazF family toxin: protein MRATTVDGQGTFDTAVEWFAQVPAPYLGLAAVAAVLVLALLRRGRAARPRPGEVWFALVPFEDGRAAKDRPVLVLRTRGRHVEVARFTSQDRTQRRDHLRVPDGLPGLARTSWVDLRPRTLRRRAFRRRVGVPGQGWVTWYDERRAAAGSPTV, encoded by the coding sequence GTGCGCGCGACGACGGTGGACGGTCAGGGGACGTTCGACACGGCGGTGGAGTGGTTCGCCCAGGTCCCGGCCCCGTACCTGGGCCTCGCGGCGGTGGCCGCCGTGCTCGTGCTCGCGCTGCTGCGGCGCGGCCGGGCCGCGCGGCCCCGGCCGGGTGAGGTGTGGTTCGCGCTCGTGCCGTTCGAGGACGGGCGCGCCGCCAAGGACAGGCCGGTGCTGGTGCTCCGCACGCGCGGCAGGCATGTCGAGGTCGCGCGGTTCACGTCGCAGGACCGCACGCAGCGCCGTGACCACCTCCGCGTGCCGGACGGACTGCCCGGGCTCGCCCGGACCAGCTGGGTGGACCTGCGGCCGCGCACGTTGCGTCGTCGTGCGTTCCGGCGACGGGTCGGCGTCCCCGGCCAGGGCTGGGTGACCTGGTACGACGAGCGGCGGGCCGCGGCCGGCTCACCGACGGTCTGA
- the thrC gene encoding threonine synthase has protein sequence MAHQWRGVIAEYADRLPAHLLTHPVTLGEGGTPLIAAPALSERTGADVHVKFEGMNPTGSFKDRGMTTAISAAAARGAKAVVCASTGNTSASAAAYATRAGMVCAVLVPDGKIAMGKLSQAIAHGARLLQVDGNFDACLVAARKLAEAYPVDLVNSVNPDRIQGQKTAAFEIVDALGDAPDIHVLPVGNAGNITAYWKGFREYAGLDDGAAHGTVASRTPVMWGFQAAGAAPLVLGHPVDEPETIATAIRIGNPASWDQALEARDVSGGIIESVTDDEILRAHRVLSAEVGVFVEPASAAGVAGLLRLSDEGRVPAGARITITVTGHGLKDPQWALRGPDGSDVTPVRVSADVVSIADALGLG, from the coding sequence ATGGCCCACCAGTGGCGCGGCGTCATCGCCGAGTACGCCGACCGCCTGCCCGCGCACCTGCTGACGCACCCCGTCACGCTCGGCGAGGGGGGCACGCCGCTGATCGCCGCGCCCGCCCTGAGCGAGCGCACGGGTGCGGACGTGCACGTGAAGTTCGAGGGCATGAACCCCACGGGCTCGTTCAAGGACCGCGGCATGACCACCGCGATCTCGGCCGCGGCGGCGCGCGGCGCGAAGGCCGTGGTGTGCGCCTCGACGGGCAACACGTCGGCGTCCGCGGCCGCGTACGCGACACGTGCGGGCATGGTCTGCGCGGTCCTGGTGCCCGACGGCAAGATCGCGATGGGCAAGCTCAGCCAGGCGATCGCGCACGGCGCGCGCCTGCTGCAGGTGGACGGCAACTTCGACGCGTGCCTGGTGGCGGCGCGCAAGCTCGCCGAGGCCTACCCGGTGGACCTGGTGAACTCGGTCAACCCCGATCGCATCCAGGGCCAGAAGACCGCGGCGTTCGAGATCGTGGACGCGCTCGGCGACGCGCCGGACATCCACGTGCTCCCCGTCGGCAACGCGGGCAACATCACGGCGTACTGGAAGGGGTTCCGCGAGTACGCGGGCCTCGACGACGGTGCGGCGCACGGCACGGTCGCGAGCCGCACGCCGGTGATGTGGGGCTTCCAGGCCGCGGGCGCCGCGCCGCTGGTGCTGGGCCACCCCGTGGACGAGCCGGAGACGATCGCGACCGCGATCCGCATCGGCAACCCCGCGTCGTGGGACCAGGCGCTCGAGGCGCGCGACGTCTCGGGCGGGATCATCGAGTCGGTCACCGACGACGAGATCCTGCGCGCGCACCGCGTGCTGTCCGCCGAGGTCGGGGTGTTCGTCGAGCCCGCGTCCGCCGCGGGCGTCGCGGGCCTGCTGCGCCTGTCCGACGAGGGCCGCGTGCCCGCCGGCGCGCGCATCACGATCACCGTCACCGGGCACGGCCTCAAGGACCCGCAGTGGGCGCTGCGCGGCCCCGACGGCAGCGACGTCACCCCGGTGCGCGTGAGCGCGGACGTGGTGTCCATCGCGGACGCCCTCGGCCTGGGCTGA
- a CDS encoding homoserine dehydrogenase — protein MPAPLKVALLGCGVVGTQVARRLVEHADELASRVGTRVDLVGIAVRDVAVPREDVTGTPLADLLTADAEALVDGADVVVELMGGIEPARTLILRAIQGGASVVTANKALLAQDGPALYAAADAAGVDLYFEAAVAGAIPIVRPVRESLAGDQVQRVLGIVNGTTNYVLDRMTTEGLELDQAVKEAQSLGYAEADPSADVDGYDAAAKAAILASLAFHTRVSLDDVSREGIGAVTADDVAWAQRTGHVIKLLAIAERNTSGGVTGIQVRVHPALVPADHPLAGVHGAFNAVFVEAEAAGELMFYGRGAGGAPTSSAVLGDLVSVARHRVLGGRGPVESSYAALPVLPADAARTKFQVRLDVADRPGVLAQVAARLADQDVSIEAVRQTAARVVEDDGADVAVARLLITTHAAPESALTATVAALTQLDAVRDVVSVLRVEGA, from the coding sequence GTGCCCGCCCCCTTGAAGGTTGCCCTGCTGGGATGCGGTGTCGTCGGCACCCAGGTGGCCCGTCGGCTGGTCGAGCACGCCGACGAGCTCGCGTCGCGCGTCGGCACGCGCGTCGACCTCGTGGGGATCGCGGTCCGGGACGTGGCCGTCCCGCGCGAGGACGTCACCGGCACGCCGTTGGCCGACCTGCTGACCGCGGACGCCGAGGCGCTCGTCGACGGTGCGGACGTCGTCGTCGAGCTCATGGGCGGCATCGAGCCCGCGCGCACGCTCATCCTGCGGGCGATCCAGGGCGGCGCGAGCGTCGTCACCGCCAACAAGGCGCTGCTCGCGCAGGACGGCCCGGCGCTCTACGCGGCCGCGGACGCCGCGGGCGTCGACCTGTACTTCGAGGCCGCGGTCGCGGGCGCCATCCCGATCGTGCGCCCGGTGCGCGAGTCGCTCGCGGGCGACCAGGTCCAGCGGGTCCTCGGCATCGTCAACGGCACCACCAACTACGTGCTGGACCGCATGACGACCGAGGGCCTCGAGCTCGACCAGGCGGTCAAGGAGGCGCAGTCGCTCGGCTACGCGGAGGCGGACCCGAGCGCGGACGTGGACGGCTACGACGCGGCCGCGAAGGCCGCGATCCTCGCGTCGTTGGCGTTCCACACGCGGGTCTCGCTGGACGACGTCTCGCGTGAGGGCATCGGCGCGGTCACGGCCGACGACGTCGCGTGGGCGCAGCGCACGGGTCACGTCATCAAGCTCCTGGCGATCGCCGAGCGCAACACGTCCGGCGGCGTCACGGGCATCCAGGTGCGCGTCCACCCCGCGCTCGTGCCCGCCGACCACCCGCTCGCGGGCGTGCACGGCGCGTTCAACGCGGTGTTCGTCGAGGCCGAGGCCGCGGGCGAGCTGATGTTCTACGGCCGGGGTGCGGGCGGCGCGCCGACGTCCTCCGCGGTGCTGGGGGACCTGGTCTCGGTCGCACGGCACCGCGTGCTGGGCGGGCGCGGACCCGTCGAGTCGTCGTACGCGGCGCTTCCGGTGCTGCCCGCGGACGCCGCGCGGACCAAGTTCCAGGTGCGGCTGGACGTCGCGGACCGCCCCGGCGTGCTCGCGCAGGTGGCCGCGCGTCTCGCGGACCAGGACGTCTCGATCGAGGCGGTGCGCCAGACCGCCGCCCGCGTCGTCGAGGACGACGGTGCGGACGTCGCCGTGGCGCGTCTGCTCATCACCACGCACGCGGCCCCCGAGAGCGCCCTCACGGCGACCGTGGCCGCGCTCACCCAGCTCGACGCCGTCCGTGACGTCGTGTCCGTCCTGCGAGTCGAAGGAGCCTGA
- the lysA gene encoding diaminopimelate decarboxylase — translation MSTSIPGEPWSTGAARDAAGALVVGGVPVARLAAEVGTPAYVLDEADLRARAAGYRRAFTAAFAEVGAGVDVYYAGKAFLSVAVARWVHDEGLRVDTASGGELAVALRAGVPGADLGLHGNNKSDDELALALEHGVGRIIVDSLVEIERLAALVRARGGAPAPVMVRVTTGVHAGGHEYISTAHEDQKFGLSVAARDGADSPAMTALLAVLDRPELHLLGIHSHIGSQILDPSGFEVAARVVLELRAALAARTGVLVDEVDLGGGYGIAYLPGEVALDPDRIAKDVAGAVAGAAADLGTPLPRFSIEPGRAVVGPAGLTLYTVGTVKPVRVDDVTERLYVSVDGGMSDNIRPALYGARYHAEVVGRLSSAPGVLARVVGKHCESGDIVVHEVLLPGDVRAGDLLAVAATGAYGRSMASNYNLLTRPPVVAVRAGEVRTLLRRETVADLLALDEG, via the coding sequence GTGAGCACCAGCATCCCGGGCGAGCCCTGGTCCACGGGTGCCGCGCGGGACGCGGCGGGTGCGCTCGTCGTCGGCGGCGTGCCCGTCGCGCGGCTGGCCGCCGAGGTCGGCACGCCCGCGTACGTGCTGGACGAGGCGGACCTGCGGGCGCGTGCGGCCGGCTACCGGCGTGCGTTCACCGCGGCGTTCGCCGAGGTCGGCGCGGGCGTCGACGTGTACTACGCGGGCAAGGCGTTCCTGTCGGTGGCCGTCGCGCGGTGGGTGCACGACGAGGGGCTGCGCGTGGACACCGCGTCCGGCGGCGAGCTCGCGGTCGCGCTGCGCGCGGGCGTCCCGGGTGCCGACCTGGGCCTGCACGGCAACAACAAGTCCGACGACGAGCTCGCGCTCGCGCTCGAGCACGGCGTGGGCCGGATCATCGTCGACTCGCTCGTCGAGATCGAGCGGCTCGCGGCGCTCGTCCGGGCCCGCGGGGGAGCGCCCGCACCCGTCATGGTGCGCGTGACCACAGGCGTGCACGCGGGCGGGCACGAGTACATCTCCACCGCGCACGAGGACCAGAAGTTCGGCCTGTCGGTCGCGGCCCGGGACGGCGCCGACTCGCCCGCGATGACCGCGCTGCTCGCGGTGCTGGACCGCCCGGAGCTGCACCTGCTGGGCATCCACTCGCACATCGGCTCGCAGATCCTGGACCCCTCGGGCTTCGAGGTCGCGGCGCGCGTGGTGCTCGAGCTGCGGGCCGCGCTCGCGGCGCGCACGGGAGTGCTGGTCGACGAGGTCGACCTCGGCGGCGGGTACGGCATCGCCTACCTGCCCGGCGAGGTCGCGCTGGACCCCGACCGGATCGCCAAGGACGTCGCCGGCGCGGTCGCGGGGGCTGCGGCGGACCTGGGGACGCCGTTGCCGCGGTTCTCGATCGAGCCGGGCCGTGCGGTGGTCGGCCCGGCCGGGCTCACGCTCTACACGGTCGGCACGGTCAAGCCCGTGCGTGTGGACGACGTGACCGAACGGCTGTACGTCTCGGTCGACGGCGGCATGAGCGACAACATCCGTCCCGCGCTGTACGGCGCCCGCTACCACGCGGAGGTCGTCGGGCGGCTGTCGTCGGCGCCCGGGGTGCTCGCGCGCGTGGTGGGCAAGCACTGCGAGTCGGGTGACATCGTGGTGCACGAGGTGCTGCTGCCCGGGGACGTCCGGGCGGGCGACCTGCTGGCCGTCGCGGCGACGGGGGCGTACGGCCGCTCGATGGCGTCGAACTACAACCTGCTCACGCGACCACCCGTGGTCGCGGTCCGGGCCGGTGAGGTGCGGACGCTGCTGCGGCGCGAGACCGTCGCGGACCTGCTGGCGCTCGACGAGGGCTGA
- the rho gene encoding transcription termination factor Rho — MTDTTQNAAGTSTGGSIAALRLPELQAMAVELGVKGTSKMRKGDLVEAITSARGASRSRALDSRREQAVAPVTEPAPAVEPARAAEPDAAPVAADERRPARTRGERRQPREQADESREQAPTRDALAGLEAALDARLGPAEDKPAERSSDRAARAADAVAEVGQRRSRRSGRAAGAPEDGDVPREAAGRGQRQRPQDGQRTAADERAQDGQRTPDVRRQPEQRDPERTQEPRTQEQAGDDEERGGRRRRSRDRYRDRDRDRKRGRGRSGQPELAGLDEIEVADDDVLLPVAGILDVLDSYAFVRTTGYLPGVNDVYVSLGQVKKSGLRRGDAITGAVRQPREGEQPPSQQGNRPNKFNALVRLDTVNGLSPEEARDRPEFAKLTPLYPQDRLRLEIADPTRITPRVIDIVAPIGKGQRGLIVAPPKAGKTIIMQQIANAITANNPEVHLMVVLVDERPEEVTDMERTVKGEVIASTFDRPASDHTIVAELAIERAKRLVELGQDVVVLLDSLTRLSRAYNLAAPASGRILSGGVDASALYPPKRFFGAARNIENGGSLTILASALVETGSKMDEVIFEEFKGTGNMELRLSRSLADKRIFPAVDVNASGTRREEILMSNDELKIVYKLRRVMGALDQQQAIELLVGKLRETKSNVEFLLQVQKTTPGNVLGVENAGKTI; from the coding sequence GTGACAGACACCACCCAGAACGCCGCGGGCACGTCCACGGGCGGTTCGATCGCTGCGCTGCGCCTCCCGGAGCTGCAGGCGATGGCCGTGGAGCTCGGCGTCAAGGGCACCTCCAAGATGCGCAAGGGCGACCTGGTCGAGGCGATCACGTCCGCGCGCGGTGCCTCGCGCTCGCGCGCGCTGGACTCGCGCCGTGAGCAGGCCGTCGCCCCGGTGACCGAGCCCGCCCCCGCGGTCGAGCCCGCCCGTGCGGCCGAGCCCGACGCCGCCCCCGTGGCCGCTGACGAGCGCCGTCCCGCGCGCACGCGCGGCGAGCGCCGCCAGCCCCGCGAGCAGGCCGACGAGAGCCGTGAGCAGGCACCCACGCGTGACGCGCTCGCCGGCCTCGAGGCCGCGCTCGACGCGCGCCTGGGCCCGGCCGAGGACAAGCCCGCTGAGCGGTCGTCGGACCGGGCGGCACGGGCCGCGGACGCGGTCGCCGAGGTGGGCCAGCGCCGGTCGCGGCGGTCGGGCCGCGCCGCGGGCGCGCCCGAGGACGGCGACGTGCCGCGCGAGGCGGCGGGCCGCGGGCAGCGCCAGCGCCCGCAGGACGGTCAGCGCACGGCCGCCGACGAGCGCGCGCAGGACGGTCAGCGCACGCCCGACGTGCGGCGTCAGCCCGAGCAGCGCGACCCCGAGCGCACCCAGGAGCCCCGTACGCAGGAGCAGGCCGGCGACGACGAGGAGCGCGGCGGACGCCGGCGCCGCTCGCGCGACCGGTACCGCGACCGCGACCGTGACCGCAAGCGCGGGCGCGGCCGCTCGGGTCAGCCCGAGCTCGCGGGCCTCGACGAGATCGAGGTCGCGGACGACGACGTGCTGCTCCCGGTCGCGGGCATCCTCGACGTGCTCGACAGCTACGCGTTCGTCCGCACCACGGGCTACCTGCCCGGCGTCAACGACGTCTACGTCTCGCTCGGCCAGGTCAAGAAGAGCGGCCTGCGTCGCGGCGACGCGATCACGGGCGCGGTCCGCCAGCCCCGCGAGGGTGAGCAGCCGCCGAGCCAGCAGGGCAACCGGCCGAACAAGTTCAACGCGCTCGTGCGCCTGGACACGGTCAACGGCCTGTCGCCCGAGGAGGCGCGTGACCGCCCGGAGTTCGCCAAGCTCACGCCGCTGTACCCGCAGGACCGGCTGCGTCTGGAGATCGCGGACCCGACGCGCATCACGCCCCGCGTGATCGACATCGTCGCGCCCATCGGCAAGGGCCAGCGCGGCCTCATCGTCGCGCCGCCCAAGGCGGGCAAGACGATCATCATGCAGCAGATCGCGAACGCGATCACCGCGAACAACCCCGAGGTCCACCTCATGGTCGTGCTCGTCGACGAGCGCCCAGAGGAGGTCACGGACATGGAACGGACGGTCAAGGGCGAGGTCATCGCCTCGACGTTCGACCGCCCCGCGTCGGACCACACGATCGTCGCCGAGCTCGCCATCGAGCGCGCCAAGCGTCTGGTGGAGCTGGGCCAGGACGTCGTGGTGCTGCTCGACTCGCTCACGCGCCTGTCGCGCGCGTACAACCTCGCGGCGCCCGCGTCGGGTCGCATCCTGTCCGGCGGTGTCGACGCCTCGGCGCTGTACCCGCCCAAGCGGTTCTTCGGCGCGGCCCGCAACATCGAGAACGGCGGCTCGCTGACGATCCTGGCCTCCGCGCTCGTGGAGACCGGCTCCAAGATGGACGAGGTCATCTTCGAGGAGTTCAAGGGCACCGGGAACATGGAGCTCCGGCTGTCCCGCTCGCTCGCGGACAAGCGCATCTTCCCCGCGGTCGACGTCAACGCCTCCGGCACGCGCCGCGAGGAGATCCTCATGTCGAACGACGAGCTCAAGATCGTCTACAAGCTCCGCCGCGTCATGGGCGCGCTCGACCAGCAGCAGGCGATCGAGCTGCTCGTCGGCAAGCTCCGCGAGACGAAGTCGAACGTCGAGTTCCTCCTGCAGGTCCAGAAGACCACCCCGGGCAACGTCCTGGGCGTGGAGAACGCCGGCAAGACGATCTGA